Proteins encoded together in one Pseudomonadota bacterium window:
- a CDS encoding sigma-54 dependent transcriptional regulator — MNEKIVIIEDDPGVRFFLEEALKGEGYTPLSFESYEDAFLTVANDISLIIMDINLPGIDGLSAIDEIKKKTDTPIVIITAYGTKKNAMEAIQRGATDFFIKPIALDELKIVVKRTLGTRKLIKEVELSKEEELKDYIYHGVVGKSSGMREIFRSVERFADRDITVLITGETGVGKEEIAKLIHTLSKRKGKLITVNCASIPDNLLESELFGYEKGAFTGAVQQKQGKFELADGGTIILDEIGEMSPYLQAKLLRVIETKEIERLGDIKKRKIDARIIATTNKELAKEMKEGRFREDLYFRLAQIHIVIPPLRERKEDISVLMDSYLVNISKDAGTFFNISKDVWNLLLEYDWPGNVRELVNAIKRAAIMCDGNLITRDDLPLHLKGDYRLDGKAYSDTLLDDAISALEKRMVIDALKKTNGSQVRAAKRLGISERSMWYRVKKYGILDAVNSE, encoded by the coding sequence ATGAACGAAAAGATTGTAATTATTGAAGATGATCCCGGTGTGAGGTTTTTCCTCGAAGAGGCTCTCAAAGGGGAAGGCTATACCCCTCTGTCTTTTGAATCGTATGAGGATGCATTCCTCACCGTAGCAAATGATATCAGCCTAATCATTATGGACATAAACCTCCCCGGTATTGACGGTCTTTCAGCGATTGATGAAATTAAAAAGAAGACAGACACTCCGATTGTCATTATTACAGCTTATGGAACAAAGAAAAACGCCATGGAGGCAATCCAGCGCGGCGCCACGGATTTTTTTATAAAGCCCATTGCCCTTGATGAACTCAAGATTGTTGTGAAGAGAACCTTGGGTACGAGAAAATTAATAAAGGAAGTGGAATTATCAAAGGAAGAAGAACTGAAAGATTACATATATCATGGGGTTGTGGGCAAATCTTCGGGTATGCGGGAAATCTTCAGGAGTGTTGAAAGATTTGCCGACAGGGATATCACGGTCCTCATTACCGGCGAGACCGGGGTTGGCAAAGAGGAGATTGCAAAACTGATTCATACCTTATCGAAACGAAAAGGTAAACTTATTACGGTAAATTGTGCATCTATTCCGGATAATCTGTTGGAAAGTGAGCTTTTCGGATATGAAAAGGGCGCTTTCACGGGTGCAGTACAACAGAAACAGGGGAAATTTGAGCTAGCCGATGGTGGGACGATCATTCTGGACGAGATAGGCGAGATGAGCCCCTATCTCCAGGCGAAATTGTTGAGGGTCATCGAAACAAAAGAAATAGAAAGACTTGGTGATATCAAAAAACGAAAAATCGATGCGAGGATCATAGCGACTACAAACAAGGAGCTTGCAAAGGAGATGAAGGAAGGCAGGTTCAGAGAGGACCTTTATTTTCGTCTTGCCCAGATTCATATTGTGATCCCGCCATTGAGAGAAAGAAAAGAAGACATATCTGTTTTGATGGACAGTTATCTGGTTAATATCTCAAAAGATGCAGGCACATTCTTTAATATCTCAAAAGACGTATGGAATCTGCTTCTTGAATATGACTGGCCCGGGAATGTGAGAGAGCTTGTAAATGCAATAAAGAGGGCAGCTATTATGTGCGATGGAAACCTGATTACCCGTGACGATCTGCCTCTTCATTTAAAAGGTGATTACAGGCTTGACGGGAAGGCATATTCCGATACGTTGCTCGATGATGCGATATCTGCCTTGGAAAAAAGAATGGTCATTGACGCACTGAAAAAGACAAACGGTTCCCAGGTAAGGGCTGCAAAACGCCTTGGGATCTCCGAGCGGAGCATGTGGTATCGGGTAAAGAAGTATGGTATTTTAGATGCAGTGAATAGTGAATAG
- a CDS encoding PilT/PilU family type 4a pilus ATPase, which produces MRKIKLQQIVERGASQGAKSIFLFSGFSPLANRGGVVGLGGAELDDDEIDGILQTTTTKWQYETFKAQKELDYSHTIEGLGRFRISAFFKHGGIGIVLRPIPYEIPHFDSLGLPAILKKFTTFNHGLILITGSAGSGKSTTLAAMVDLINQQRVCHIVTIEDLIEFIHKPEKSIVSQREVGRDTRSYDEALKRVLREDPDVVVVGDIRDGHAMKAVLEIAETGHLTLAALHTSSAVQTIQRIIDFFGETGGFQGGKKQIRNQIANVLIGIVSQRLLRNIDEKRFICACEVLINTQSVKNLIREGRIHQIPPVMDISKYEGMVTMNNALLELYEKNLINVSDAIEYSSKEKGFIEKVIEKTSSQKELFGGEGFFNIQKETVLYEADCSRKNLSYFDSSGNLINTPLGLVFRDSGRSKSDLHFIVDYTIVNGRKEPFSVKSLFSLTYKILDVKLGKNSYNFSMKLFTKEKEAIEMPNEPAKLMNDHDWHSLVIPVPKPYAGTMLKYYMLLFEDDIREIVFTNIYFV; this is translated from the coding sequence TTGAGGAAAATCAAGCTACAGCAAATCGTTGAGAGAGGCGCTTCACAGGGGGCAAAGAGTATCTTCCTCTTTTCGGGTTTTTCGCCCCTTGCCAACAGAGGCGGGGTTGTGGGACTCGGTGGCGCAGAATTGGACGATGATGAGATAGACGGCATCCTCCAGACCACTACTACAAAATGGCAGTACGAAACATTTAAAGCGCAGAAGGAACTTGATTATAGCCATACAATCGAGGGATTAGGACGCTTCAGGATAAGCGCATTTTTTAAGCATGGGGGTATCGGCATTGTTTTGCGGCCAATCCCGTATGAAATTCCCCATTTCGATAGCCTCGGACTTCCGGCAATATTAAAGAAATTCACAACGTTTAATCATGGCCTTATTCTTATCACCGGCTCTGCAGGGAGCGGAAAATCAACAACCCTTGCAGCTATGGTTGACCTCATTAATCAGCAGAGGGTCTGTCATATCGTTACCATTGAAGACCTTATTGAATTCATTCACAAACCGGAAAAATCCATCGTGAGTCAGAGGGAGGTTGGAAGGGATACGAGGTCATATGATGAGGCATTGAAAAGGGTGCTCAGGGAAGACCCCGATGTGGTTGTCGTCGGTGATATAAGGGATGGGCATGCCATGAAAGCAGTGCTCGAAATCGCTGAGACAGGACACCTGACTCTGGCGGCGCTGCATACATCCAGTGCTGTTCAAACCATTCAAAGGATTATAGATTTTTTCGGGGAGACGGGGGGATTCCAGGGCGGAAAAAAACAAATTAGAAACCAAATAGCCAATGTGCTTATAGGCATAGTATCCCAGAGGCTGTTGAGAAACATCGATGAAAAGAGATTCATTTGTGCCTGTGAGGTATTAATAAATACCCAGTCTGTGAAAAATCTCATCAGGGAGGGGAGGATTCACCAGATACCCCCGGTTATGGACATATCGAAGTATGAGGGTATGGTGACAATGAATAATGCGCTTCTCGAACTCTATGAAAAAAACCTGATTAATGTGTCAGATGCAATTGAGTATTCGTCAAAGGAAAAAGGTTTTATCGAAAAGGTTATCGAAAAGACCTCATCACAGAAGGAATTATTCGGTGGAGAGGGGTTTTTCAATATTCAGAAAGAGACGGTTCTCTATGAAGCTGATTGCAGCAGGAAGAACCTGAGTTATTTTGATTCATCCGGCAACCTGATCAATACCCCCTTAGGTCTGGTTTTCAGGGATAGCGGGCGTTCAAAAAGTGACCTCCACTTTATCGTTGATTACACGATTGTAAACGGAAGGAAAGAACCTTTTTCCGTAAAATCACTTTTTAGCCTTACCTATAAAATATTAGATGTTAAGTTGGGGAAAAACTCTTATAATTTTAGTATGAAGTTATTTACGAAGGAGAAAGAGGCGATTGAGATGCCGAATGAGCCTGCAAAACTAATGAATGACCATGACTGGCATTCCCTGGTAATACCGGTTCCAAAACCGTATGCCGGAACAATGTTGAAATACTATATGCTGCTCTTCGAAGACGATATCAGGGAGATTGTGTTTACAAACATATATTTTGTATAG
- a CDS encoding type II toxin-antitoxin system RelE/ParE family toxin, with the protein MSYSIEYFHLRVKAEIESWPDGILADYARIVELLMEFGPNIHMPHSRAIGGGLFELRPRGREGIGRALYCFIAGQRVVILHAFVKKTQNTPEQDLRIARKRMKEVQNG; encoded by the coding sequence ATGAGCTACTCTATTGAGTATTTTCATTTGCGTGTCAAGGCTGAGATCGAAAGCTGGCCCGACGGTATATTGGCGGATTATGCGAGAATTGTAGAGTTGCTAATGGAGTTCGGACCTAATATACATATGCCGCATTCACGTGCCATTGGTGGCGGACTTTTCGAGTTGAGGCCACGCGGTAGGGAAGGCATTGGTCGAGCGTTGTATTGTTTTATTGCCGGCCAGCGTGTTGTGATACTCCATGCATTTGTAAAGAAAACACAAAATACCCCGGAGCAGGATTTGAGGATTGCCCGGAAAAGGATGAAAGAGGTGCAGAATGGCTGA
- a CDS encoding ATPase, T2SS/T4P/T4SS family — MIQRIRKRLGEILLDANKLSEDDLLRALTEQKKYGEKLGKVIIKLGFLSAKEILDIISQQLHIPIVNLDNKEIPEELLKLLPQELVKNHMVLPIERRFNVLRLAMVDPLDINAMDEVARAVKMEVEPCIVTDAEMKRALEKYYGLKTLVEETLEKMREGEDLTLVKEEDEDKEELISVNMAQEEPVVRFVNSLLAQALNDGASDIHVEPQEKRMRVRMRIDGKLREVPSPEKKMFLPIISRIKILAGMDIAKTRIPQDGRFNIREGSKEVGLRVSTFPTIHGEKAVLRLLDKSAALYGIEKLGFLPHDEEKIKMVIQKPYGFILSTGPTGSGKSTTLYAILNHLNSPEKNIITVEDPVEYTLDGLAQAQINPRAGLTFESGLRSILRQDPDIIMVGEIRDKETATIAIHSALTGHLVLSTLHTNDAPGAVSRLVEMGVEPFLVASSVSCVIGQRLLRKICEECKTAYHPIQAVREKLNIGPDAVLYKGKGCPVCKYTGYKGRTGVYEVLVMDDDIRELVLTKISSDAIRKIAMDKGMMLMYDDAMEKVRLGRTTLEEALNVTQVN, encoded by the coding sequence GTGATTCAACGAATCAGAAAACGATTAGGTGAAATTTTATTAGACGCAAACAAATTATCTGAGGATGACCTTCTCAGGGCCCTCACCGAGCAGAAAAAGTACGGTGAAAAGCTCGGGAAAGTTATTATTAAACTTGGGTTTTTGTCTGCGAAAGAGATCCTCGATATAATAAGTCAACAGCTCCATATACCCATTGTTAATCTCGACAACAAAGAGATACCCGAGGAACTTCTAAAATTGCTCCCGCAGGAGCTTGTGAAAAACCATATGGTGCTGCCCATTGAGAGGCGGTTTAATGTATTAAGACTTGCCATGGTTGACCCCCTTGACATTAATGCCATGGACGAAGTTGCAAGGGCGGTAAAAATGGAGGTTGAGCCCTGTATTGTCACAGATGCTGAGATGAAGCGCGCCCTCGAAAAGTATTATGGTTTAAAGACTCTTGTGGAAGAGACCCTTGAAAAGATGAGAGAGGGCGAAGACCTTACTTTGGTAAAAGAAGAAGATGAGGACAAAGAAGAACTTATATCTGTAAATATGGCACAGGAAGAACCTGTCGTAAGGTTTGTAAACAGCCTTCTTGCCCAGGCGTTGAACGACGGCGCCAGTGACATCCATGTAGAACCTCAGGAGAAGCGGATGAGGGTGAGGATGAGGATAGATGGGAAATTGAGGGAGGTGCCGTCACCTGAAAAAAAGATGTTTCTCCCCATTATCTCAAGGATAAAGATACTTGCCGGAATGGACATTGCAAAGACAAGGATCCCGCAGGACGGTAGATTTAATATCAGGGAAGGCTCAAAGGAAGTAGGGTTGAGGGTCTCCACCTTTCCCACTATTCATGGAGAAAAGGCAGTTTTAAGGCTTCTTGACAAGAGTGCAGCCCTTTACGGTATAGAGAAGCTGGGATTCCTTCCCCATGATGAGGAAAAAATAAAAATGGTAATTCAAAAACCTTATGGATTTATCCTTTCAACGGGACCTACGGGAAGTGGTAAATCTACAACCTTATATGCCATTTTAAACCATCTGAATTCTCCTGAAAAAAATATAATTACCGTTGAAGACCCTGTTGAGTATACCCTTGACGGGCTTGCCCAGGCACAGATTAATCCGAGGGCAGGTCTTACCTTTGAATCCGGTTTAAGGTCCATATTGCGTCAGGACCCGGATATTATCATGGTCGGTGAAATCCGTGACAAAGAAACAGCAACAATCGCAATCCACTCTGCGCTTACCGGTCATCTTGTCCTGTCTACCCTGCACACCAATGATGCGCCGGGCGCTGTATCGAGACTCGTGGAAATGGGGGTCGAACCTTTTCTCGTTGCATCATCTGTTTCATGTGTCATAGGTCAGAGGCTCCTTCGAAAAATTTGCGAAGAATGTAAAACAGCCTATCACCCCATACAGGCAGTCCGTGAGAAATTGAACATTGGTCCGGATGCGGTGCTCTACAAGGGGAAAGGATGTCCTGTATGCAAGTATACGGGATACAAAGGAAGGACCGGTGTATACGAGGTGCTTGTCATGGACGACGATATCAGGGAGCTCGTTTTGACAAAGATATCCAGCGATGCAATAAGAAAAATAGCCATGGATAAGGGCATGATGTTAATGTATGATGATGCCATGGAGAAGGTTCGTCTTGGCCGTACCACATTGGAAGAAGCGTTGAATGTAACGCAGGTGAATTGA
- a CDS encoding type IV pilus twitching motility protein PilT, with protein MNIIDMLYTMIEIKASDLHLIKGIPPAMRVHGDLVYLNREPLTENSLMAILNDTVKDENKRNRFMDEKEYDFAYELGGEARFRFNLYFQMGSIAFSIRHVPMKIPKLEDLNLPKILRELIKKQNGLILVTGPTGSGKSTTLAAMIDVINQEQPLHIVTVEDPIEYVYKPKKSIISQREVGGDTQSFASALRHVLRQDPDVILIGEIRDLETMQAAITAAETGHLVFSTLHTTSASQTIDRIIDIFPPYQQSQIRSQLSITLQAVVTQKLIKRIDMKGRIPTTEILIATPAIRSMIREGKTQQIYPAIEMGREYGMHTMEQGLNELANRKIVQREEER; from the coding sequence ATGAATATAATTGACATGCTGTATACCATGATTGAAATAAAGGCATCGGATTTACACCTCATAAAAGGTATCCCTCCCGCGATGAGGGTCCACGGTGACCTTGTTTACCTGAACAGGGAGCCCCTTACCGAGAACAGTCTCATGGCTATCCTGAACGATACAGTGAAGGATGAAAACAAAAGAAACAGGTTTATGGATGAAAAAGAGTATGATTTCGCCTATGAGCTTGGAGGCGAGGCCCGCTTCAGGTTTAACTTATATTTTCAAATGGGCTCCATCGCATTTTCGATACGTCATGTACCGATGAAGATACCGAAGCTGGAGGACCTGAATCTTCCAAAGATTTTAAGGGAACTTATTAAAAAACAAAACGGACTGATCCTTGTTACGGGCCCGACAGGGAGTGGAAAATCGACAACGCTCGCCGCAATGATTGATGTGATTAACCAGGAACAGCCCCTCCATATCGTAACGGTAGAAGACCCTATTGAATATGTGTACAAACCGAAAAAGAGCATTATATCGCAACGGGAAGTGGGGGGTGATACGCAATCCTTTGCAAGCGCCCTGAGGCATGTTTTACGGCAGGACCCCGATGTTATCCTTATCGGCGAAATAAGGGATTTAGAAACCATGCAGGCGGCTATTACGGCGGCTGAGACCGGGCACCTTGTGTTTTCAACGCTGCATACAACAAGTGCATCGCAAACGATAGACAGGATTATTGATATCTTTCCGCCTTACCAGCAATCACAGATACGTTCGCAACTCTCCATAACACTCCAGGCTGTGGTTACACAGAAGCTTATAAAAAGGATAGACATGAAGGGGAGGATACCAACCACAGAGATTCTTATTGCAACACCGGCCATACGGAGTATGATAAGAGAGGGCAAAACCCAGCAGATATATCCTGCCATTGAAATGGGGAGGGAATATGGGATGCATACGATGGAGCAGGGCCTCAATGAGCTTGCAAACAGGAAGATTGTACAGCGGGAGGAGGAAAGGTGA
- a CDS encoding type II secretion system F family protein gives MAKFAYKARDEKGALITGVMDGENKRAIYTQLDTMGLFPISASEEKKGASSSINTNFAIFNKVKYDDLIFFTRQLQTVVRAGIPLISGLKALEEQTTNSRLKEAIKNVYQDIDRGQSFSDSLAKHKNVFPEIYVSMIRAGEVSGSLEEVFERLSGVLEFQMKTKEMLKSAMRYPMFVIITLVGAFVVLIKFVVPKFADIFKSAKVALPLPTRLLLFMSDIAQEYTLPVIVLFIATVAAFIFYKRTKQGAMTIDRLKLKVPIIGPIILKICMNRFAFMLENLVRAGLPIVQTLAIVSKTVGNEFIAKKIDEISGKVEKGKGITKPMKEAQIFPPLVLHLVSTGEETGGLEEMLREVSIHYDREITYSVTRLSAWIEPIMTAGLSIMVLFMALAIFMPWWNMMGALKGGG, from the coding sequence ATGGCGAAATTTGCCTATAAGGCACGGGACGAAAAGGGCGCTTTGATAACTGGTGTGATGGATGGTGAAAATAAAAGGGCCATCTATACGCAGCTTGATACAATGGGTCTTTTTCCAATTTCTGCTTCTGAAGAAAAGAAGGGCGCATCATCCTCTATCAACACAAACTTTGCCATATTCAATAAGGTGAAGTATGATGACCTGATATTTTTTACACGGCAACTCCAGACGGTTGTCAGGGCAGGCATCCCGCTTATTTCCGGTCTCAAGGCGCTTGAAGAGCAAACGACAAACTCGAGGCTGAAAGAGGCAATTAAAAACGTTTATCAGGACATTGACAGAGGGCAGAGCTTCTCTGATTCACTTGCAAAACATAAAAACGTATTCCCTGAAATCTATGTGAGCATGATACGGGCGGGAGAAGTGAGCGGTTCCCTTGAGGAGGTATTTGAGCGCCTTTCGGGTGTCCTTGAGTTTCAGATGAAGACCAAGGAGATGCTGAAATCAGCCATGCGATATCCTATGTTTGTCATCATTACACTTGTAGGCGCATTTGTTGTGCTCATCAAATTTGTAGTGCCTAAATTTGCAGACATTTTCAAAAGTGCAAAGGTTGCGCTTCCCCTGCCCACAAGGCTTCTCCTGTTTATGAGTGATATAGCCCAGGAGTATACCCTGCCTGTAATAGTATTATTTATCGCAACCGTGGCAGCCTTTATCTTTTATAAAAGGACGAAGCAGGGCGCTATGACTATTGACAGGCTGAAGTTAAAAGTTCCCATCATCGGTCCCATTATCCTTAAAATATGTATGAACAGGTTTGCATTTATGCTGGAAAACCTCGTCAGAGCAGGTCTCCCCATTGTTCAAACATTAGCGATAGTATCAAAAACAGTAGGGAACGAATTTATAGCAAAGAAGATCGACGAGATAAGCGGAAAGGTTGAAAAAGGAAAAGGTATTACAAAACCCATGAAGGAGGCGCAAATTTTCCCTCCCCTTGTCCTGCATCTTGTTTCGACAGGTGAGGAGACAGGTGGACTTGAAGAAATGCTGCGGGAAGTATCCATACACTACGACAGGGAGATTACCTATTCGGTAACCAGGCTTTCGGCATGGATAGAACCTATTATGACAGCAGGGCTTTCTATTATGGTGTTGTTCATGGCGCTCGCTATTTTCATGCCATGGTGGAATATGATGGGGGCATTAAAGGGTGGTGGTTGA
- a CDS encoding HAMP domain-containing sensor histidine kinase — protein MKKFFKDPKNLRYSLNTIIPVVVFLTSILAAVTARSFYTNPRTDYIWIISVSLFASLCSLFVVLAVTQPLKELLTRAEQLVRFQGKKSERGQMIEIYQLIERLIELVKSEETGKRGDKTNVIEGIERLDYLLPLGYMSLMVAHEVRNPLSTITGMSELLKEKMEGSETKAYADAILDAARKIDVFTKELLDFTDAELETDEVDINRIVEEVIKAVSRDFKEVEFEFEKGDAVLFVGDSNKLFQAIHNIIKNAFEYEKSGGFVRVKTDFSDPVTISVFNKSSSIDENDLDSIFKPFFTKKKGGKGLGLFIAMRNVKLHGGDIKVESGEGGTMFTIQLPGDR, from the coding sequence TTGAAAAAGTTTTTTAAAGACCCGAAGAATTTACGCTACAGTTTAAACACTATTATACCTGTGGTAGTTTTTCTTACCAGTATCCTTGCTGCGGTTACAGCAAGAAGTTTTTATACAAATCCCAGGACAGACTATATCTGGATTATCTCCGTATCGCTCTTTGCTTCTCTCTGTTCATTATTTGTGGTTCTTGCGGTGACTCAACCCCTTAAAGAATTGCTTACCCGTGCCGAACAGCTTGTGCGATTTCAGGGGAAGAAGTCTGAACGTGGGCAGATGATAGAGATATATCAATTGATTGAAAGATTAATAGAACTTGTGAAATCAGAAGAAACAGGAAAACGCGGAGACAAAACAAATGTCATTGAAGGGATAGAGAGACTTGATTACCTGCTTCCGCTGGGCTATATGTCACTTATGGTTGCGCATGAAGTAAGGAACCCCCTGAGTACAATTACCGGTATGAGTGAGCTTTTAAAAGAGAAGATGGAAGGTTCTGAGACTAAAGCATATGCAGACGCTATTTTGGATGCCGCCAGGAAGATAGACGTATTTACGAAAGAACTCCTTGATTTTACCGATGCCGAGCTTGAAACGGATGAAGTTGATATAAACAGGATAGTGGAAGAGGTAATAAAAGCGGTAAGCAGGGATTTTAAGGAAGTAGAGTTTGAATTTGAAAAAGGAGATGCTGTATTATTTGTTGGAGATTCGAACAAATTATTTCAGGCTATACACAATATTATTAAAAACGCCTTTGAATATGAAAAGAGCGGTGGTTTTGTAAGAGTGAAAACAGATTTTAGTGACCCTGTAACAATATCTGTCTTTAATAAAAGCTCATCCATAGATGAAAACGACCTTGACTCAATATTCAAGCCCTTTTTTACAAAGAAGAAGGGTGGCAAGGGGTTGGGCTTATTCATTGCCATGAGAAATGTTAAATTACATGGTGGGGATATCAAGGTCGAAAGCGGGGAAGGGGGCACGATGTTTACGATACAGCTACCTGGGGACAGGTGA